A segment of the Denticeps clupeoides chromosome 2, fDenClu1.1, whole genome shotgun sequence genome:
gggtggaaggcaacatcaatagtctgaaataccaagaaatcttagctaccttttatattcccaaccataaaagaggccaaattctgcagcaggatggtgctccatcacatacttccatctccacatcaaagttcctcacggcgaagaagatcaagatgctccaggattggccagcccagtcaccagacatgaacatcattgagcatgtgtggggtaggatgaaagaggaagcatggaagatgaaaccagaAGATGAAccatattgatgaactctgggaggcatgcaagactgctttcttcgctattcctgatgacttcatcaataaattgtatgaatccttgccaaaccgcacgGATgtagtccttcaagctcatggaagtcatacaagatattaaatatCTTGTATGTACTACttcatttgctgacatattttagTATTTCCAgcaaatttgttcaatttctgtataggcgactgTCACGTCTGCGAGCTGGCGGCGAGAGGATCGTGGGGGCGGGACattctgatttattaaaaataattaaaaaaaaaaactggggaaACAAAATGGGAGAATGAAAGcaaacccacaggcgtgtggcgattgccagaactgaaaacgaCTCAACACAAAGGTTGCAGGGTTCACAaaagaatgtcgcagccccgaCCGGCTGCTCCACAGTGCCTTTTACACCCAGCCCCTGTGTCACCAGGTGtcgccaatcctgacagcaacaaaacttttgtcttgccaaaattagACCTTTCTGTTTTgattaaatgctaaaaaaaaaaaaatcagtgaaactaattcatttcattaatttggtagggttttagcttttcatatgagctatttatAACACCCATTGTTAGacttttaattaaaagtcaggttaatagcaggtgtttttacaaaatagataagcgacaagacttttgtcagggactgtagtcaATTCAGACTGTCCACACTCCACCCTGCTTTCTTCATACAACACACATATCTCTCAATACAGAAATCGGCATTCTGTCCACATGGTCGACATCCAGGGTCGGGGTGGAACAGAATATAAGCAAAGTTTTGGCAACTTTACTGtagtgcaaaaacaaaaaaatgaccatattttttattaaacacacagatgacggtgtttattaaattttaaCAACACATTTTTTGCCACCaaactgcttctgtgtgtttaatAGTTATGTTATGTCCATTTTGTTCTCACCCCTTAATATTTAACACTGATAAATAATCAGAATTCTGTACTATTGCATTACATTagtcacaaaacacacacaaagtggtgTAGGTGCCAACAGGGCCACATGTCTGCTTCACTGACACAAATGCAGAGTGGCTGGCAGAATATCGTAAGTGATGTTCATGTTGAGATTAATTAGAGTGTTTATACTGATAAAGGACCCCAGCTCTGTTACGTACCAATATATATTACAAGTAACTGATGAACTCATCAACTGAACTAAGTGCAAAAgacaaaatgaacagaacaaaaTGAACCAGAGACATGCTTTACATGTGCATTTACTGTGTAAATACATAATTTTCATTGCCACCATTAGTTTCAGGCCTCTCACTGAATGTgagattatttttttcctccaaatctaAATACTAATACAGtatttttccaaaactgtataAAGCCCAgtgaacaccacacacactacacccTACACACTGCAGTGCTTGGTGTACTTCTCTCTGCTCTCATTCTATTCTGATGCCCCGGGTAAACTAGAACACATCAGAAACGTATTTCTGTCTTTTGTCCTGTGTGAAACATTCCTTGCCGCTCTGCTTGCAGTGGCCACTTGGCGAAAACGGGCTTCTGAAATCCAAAAGGCAGAACGACATGGTTTACCAACCGCCGTCTCTGACAGGTGAGAAAAGCCGGCCTTGTCCGTCGACTCACACAGATGGTCGAGTGGGACGGTGGATGCTGGGTCAATTCTGAGTGGAAGTTGGTCTGTGGACATCTCCGTTCCATCCGTGGCCAGTTGACATAAACCCCTTACCAATGTCATTTCCTGTCACTCCGTCTCTCTCGCGTCTGTGACATGTCTGTCTGTGGGTGGGATGAGAGGATTTGAGGGATAAAACAGGCCAGTCTGTGTCACTCCATCCATTATTCCCTTGTGTGACTGCTTTTtaactctctgtgtgtgtgtgtgtgtgtgtgtgtgtgtgtgtgtgttagtgagggGGATTAAGGTTGAGGACAGCTGTGCAGTGAGTGTGGACGATGGAATCATTCAGGATTATGGCACAGCATACACGTTTGTAAGGCACAATgctcacacagtcacacacacacacacacatacacacacaaatatatatgaatgataaatgaagatacttttcagaagttggacatttctgtgTTGTCACTTTTGTGATCATCATatgtaatattctaataatgtACGATCCCGTATTTCTGGATTTTGTGAGCCATCATCCATAATCATCAACCTAAACATAAAAGATTTCTCCTTGATCACATTTTACGGTTTACTTTGAACACATTGTACAGTTTACCTTATTTAATCAAATGACATTAAATGTTCTAGTAAAagtaaatcacacacactcacacacacatctactaTCCCTTTGAAGAGGTAAAGCCTTTTCCCATCATGCTGTTCATGTGAAAGGGGGCTGCCATTCATGCTGAGAACTGCTGTGACATGATCGGTAGCACGGCTCTCAGCCTCTCCAGGACGCCCTACAAATCTGTGAATAACGAAGGATGAACGTGACTGGATTAAATTGTATGGAACATGCCCGGGATTCATGTGTCCTTGAAGGACGCTGGCGGACTGCGATCGCGCTGGAGACGTTGTGAATGACAGACCAGCCGGACCACAAAGCACGGAACCCAGCAGTCGACAAGAGCCGCGAAACAATCTCAtgtaatgtacaaaaaaatgcacGTTTCACGCTGCAGAGTGCCCTTAAACCGGATCAGATTTCATAAATCATGAGGCACAGCGAGGCTGGCGGGAACATGGTGACCTTGGGCTGCGAGTAGTGGAGAGGGGAGCAGGTCTGAGGAGTGAGTCAGCGCCGCCCGAGGAGAAAAGCCCCTATTGAGGAGCAAATTAGAGCGATGAATGATGGAGATGAAAACAGTGCGTCCAGTACAAGGACAGGGCGCACTGCTACGGTCCGGTCAAGTTCAACAcaaagatccagttgcagacgTAACACAACACCTGCCGGAGTAACACTTTCATTTCGTTTCTAAGCAACTGAGCATATAgaaatcacatacacacacacacacacacacacacatatatgtgtatatatatagcaAGTCAAACGTTTTGACGTGCCTGGTAGATGGTAGTTACAGAGATGgaagatggaggccattttgaagaaccCAGTGCAAGAAGCATATAAAATTGGAAGAAAAGGAGTGTATTATgatttgtgtgtgcacattcaTGTGTACCTTTAATGTCTGTGTGCTTCAGAAGAACACTGATGATCAGAATAATACTGCGGTTATGATTCCTGTGTGTTGTCATGTGCAGCTATACAGAGGCTGGCCGAGGTCCACATGCAGAACCTGGGCATGTCAGCAGAAGCCGGGGACGATTGTCCCTCGGGGCTGGAGAGCGAACAGGGAAAGCACCCCAGAGGTAATAAAACCAATGGTGGACAATTCCAATTCCCTGTCCCCCTGTCCTCCTAGTCCCCCTGGTCAGTCTTTTCACCTGCAGTGGTTAATTCAAACACTTGGTATCCTCAAGATGGTCTAACATTACGTTTTAAAGTTTTATATCACTATATCAGTGTTACTGCTATAtcagggcagtggttggcctagcgggcaaggaaacggacccgtaatcagaaggtttccggttcaaatcccgaactgctgaggtgccactgagcaaagtatctcATCCCTCAGGgggcaaaggacacattttgtttcacaatgacagtcacttcactttcacttcgccTGTGACATTCACACATGTGACATTGTTACACTGTGACATTGTTTGAATGAACACCAGAACGTTTGTATGTTGTCctcatgtttttctgttgtttttttagacTCAAACTCAGAAGACAAAACCAGTTCTTCTGAACAGCCGcccgggtcagaggtcaccacaGACGAACCAAAAATTCCAAAGACAAAATCAGATCGGCACAACAATGCAGAGGATGGTGAGGACGCAGGAGAGGGGGTGCCAATAGAGGGAGACGAGACAGAAGACGAGCCCAGAGGGAACGAATGACAGGAAAAGTGAAAAAGCACAGTTCTGTAAAGACAGCGCgagacacacacagtgtgttcatttcatttggTGTGAAGAGGAGTCGTTCATTTGGTGCCAAGTGGCCAAAGCAGCACCACCAAAGCAAACTTGTCTAATAACATGTCACATCATCCCGATGGGTGTAGCACACGGATGGGGGGTGATGAGATGAGCTGCATTCAATGTCCGTATGAAGCGCTTTGTATTTGAGGCAatgcaaaatgaattattatgcaTCATTATACAAACTATTATGATTGACTCCCCTTGTGTACTAATGGCCCCTATAGAAGTATTAACcttatcattttaatttgctgAACTAGTTTCAACCAAACCAATCCTTACATTTTGTTTACATTCATTAGTTTCAGCTCAAGTAAATAGTATTTCTGGAATCAGTTCCCTAGGTATTTCAATTTCTAACTTACTGATGTGCTCTTACTACATGATAATCTGTATTTTGCATGAAGTACATGCTTGCTTTAGGAACTtacctctttaaaaaaaaaacaatgacatcaAGGCAACAGCAGCTGGGCTTGTTGCAACATATTCATTTGGCATAAACAGGGATGATAATGATGAATGTATAAAATGAactattttaatgaaaatatgtttttttaagccCTAGAGTGCTGTTACACCTCACTGTGCTAGCCACTAAAGATCAGCATACCAGGAACTGCTTAAAAACCTTAGATTTGACGTCACCTGTGGTTTCTGTGATGacctttatattaaaaaaaaaaactgtattatgTTAACTCTTGTATATAACTAAATCATTCTCataaagcatttatttttaagcCCTTTGTCATATAGGAAATATCTACATGTCTACATATCTACATTATGTTTGTTTTAAGGATAGTGTGCATCATGATGAGGATTCTGAATGAATGCTGATGGTTTAATAGGCCTTTTCATTAAATGCAAGGATCTGAGCAATTCATTTTGTATGcgaatttgtg
Coding sequences within it:
- the LOC114784369 gene encoding protein phosphatase 1 regulatory subunit 1B-like; the encoded protein is MTAMHDADVPTETLLVGEDDAKERKRIHFSVPSVMPMQLDPRQVEMIRRRRPTPATLFRVSDHPSPDEENPAHQWPLGENGLLKSKRQNDMVYQPPSLTAIQRLAEVHMQNLGMSAEAGDDCPSGLESEQGKHPRDSNSEDKTSSSEQPPGSEVTTDEPKIPKTKSDRHNNAEDGEDAGEGVPIEGDETEDEPRGNE